TTAAACATCGTGTTTAAGCTTTAGACTGTGTTTGTGTCGGTTGATACCCTGTGTACCTGGATACCGAGTGTTGGAGTGCTGTTTCCGCGGTGTAGAAGGTATGTCCAAACGTTCGTGGCTGCCCTTTGTCCGGTCATCAAGATAACAACTGCCAACACCTTTTATTCCAAAATGGCGTCATCCAACCAGTTTCTCCTCCTTCTTGTTCTAACAAGAATTCTAGGACACTTAGGAGATATTTTCGTGTATATACTTGTCACTTTGTAATAACAATGATAAGAATATTCTCACCAATAAGATTTGACGTTTTAATGGTGTTTTGTATACTAAGTAGAACGGAAGTTGAAGATAAGCATTGCGCAATCCTGCATAAAGTTGGTGGTAAAgattgttcattttccaataaatGTCAAAACCCTTGTATCAATACTATTTGTGCGTTACCACCAACGTAACGCATACTAGATAATGCCTGTTTTTGCCACGCGCAAACTCAGTAACCACCTTTATCATAAAACAAACACATCAAGTAGTGTCACCATGGATATCTGTAAACAAATTGACCCGTGACTTAAAATAGAGACCGCCGTTTCTTCACAACGTTTCCTTGTGCCTAGAGAGGACACCGGCTGTCGTACGTTTTGTGAACTTTTGAGTTACGATCTTGGTCAAGTCTATTTCCACAACATGGGCTGCTGTTCGGGTATCATCAGAGTGCTTCTCTTCATCTTCAACTTCGTGTTCTGGGTGAGTGCGACTACTTTATGGGGTCCCTTTAACATCAACGATCCGTCAGCAATGGTGGAAGGTTGTGGAAGTCCGAATGTTCATTTGTCCAATTCACATACTTTTATTACTGTTAGTTTCGTCAGTTACTGTTAATTTGTTGTGACATATTGTTGCATGTTGTGTTGATTTTACACAACTGCAATAAGCAAGGATAGATATTTAAGGGGAGTATGCTTGTCCTTTTCACTCTATTCCAAGAGAATGTTCCTGATTTTGGGATGTCGAAAGTCGAACAGCATTTAAAGAATTTATAACATTGTAGTCGTCTGGTTATACATCGATGTTATCATCGTGTTTACGACATGAAATAATGAACGTATGATTCTCGTCATCGATCCTACCAAGGTCCCATGAAGCTGTAACGACAGTAGCGCAGTGGGGATGTAAACGTTTTGCGGTATCTGCGCAACCCTGCAATGTTTACCTACCTGAGCCGTGGACAAAGTGATACCATGTGATTCTGCCAGTAGGATTATTTATCAACTGAGTCCTCTTTGTCGACGCTAGATGTTCGTTGAAATAGTTTTGAATTGGTTGGTCGCTGCGGAGGCCAACTGGAAGTGAAAACTGATTGTGTTGGTTTCAATTGGCCGAAATTATCTCAACGTTTATCATGACGTATGTCCGCCATGCATGAAGCAGTGAACCCCCCTCCAACCCTCCACGAAAAACCAACGGTAAAAGAGCTCCACATGTAATAAATAGTAAGACAAGCTGGCATGTTTTATAAAGATGGAAATATGTCTATATGCCTTTGAAAACAATCattctattgttgttgtttttacttttctATACCTGTTGCAGTAATTTGCATACATAACAGTAGCAACCGTTATTGTTTCGCAAGCACCTAAcgatgaatttgtttgtatgaaTGGATTGAAGTTCAAACATCGCTGATGGAACTTGGTCTAACTAGTTCCTATTTGTTTCTCAGCTGATAGGCCTTGCCCTGCTGGGTATCGGGATCTGGCTGCTGGTGGACCCTGCCAGTAAAGCTATCCAGAGTGTCCTGTCGTTCTATGGCATCGCGGTGTACATCATCATCGCGGCGGGGGCCATCACCACCGTGGTCGGCTTCCTGGGCTGCTGCGGGGCCTGCAAGGAGAGCAAGTGTCTACTCATCATGGTTAGTTATGTTTcaatacatcaaaatatattCATTAGTCAGCTGGTGACAATGGATGATTTGAATAATATAGTATCAATCGCACCCAATGCAATGTAAATTTAGATAAAGGTTGTTTGTTCTTGGTACAGATTTGGTTATCACTAATATTAGAACTAATACTTTTATTAAGTGTCTCAAATTTTGTTTGATGTGATATCAATACTAATTGAAACCTTACTGTTAAAGCTTTTCGATATGTTGACATTATTATACCTTGTACTTATTGGTACGTTTCTTAACCAATTGCAATAGACTACTTTATCCACATATTCATTAGCATTGTGAAAGGGACCGTATGGTCAAACCCGATTGTTATAATGCACATGCTCATGGCGAAAGGATTTCACTAAAAATTAATGTTAAACGGCGTCCGACACAAAGCTTAAAAATCTTAAGAAACTGActcaaacattcaaacattggACATGCTATCGGTGTCAGACCACATTCATGACGGTTGTTTTTCTACTCTACAGTTCTCGATATTCCTCGGGATCATCTTCGCTGTGGAGGTCGCTGCTGGCATCGTGGCCATCGTCCAAAGAGGTTTGCTGTCGGACCTGATTACTGACAGTTTTGCCGACATCTTAAATCAAGAGCCTGACTTGGAAAGCTTGACCGGAGCGGTCAAAGTCGGTGTCGTTGCCATGCAGGCCGGGGTAAGATATCATTCCAGTCATCGTTCTCTGGTCTGGCAGCATAGAATCACAGAAATATTTTGTACGTTACATGGTTAACGTCAACGAAGAGTcaaatattattatttttactTATACAATCTCAAACTTAGCACTTAGTTTTATGTGCACCCTCTATTGCAGGATAGTTCACTTTTGATAATCAACAATGGTATAGACATTCTATTATTATCTATACAACACCAGAAAATATTGTCATCTCTGAATTTGATCGAACTAGTTTACCATGTCACTGGATAGTGTTCTTTCCAAGCCTGATAAAACAACTTGATAGCTTGCATATGACGCTACTGTTTTCGCTTGCTTCTGAAAGGTGTGTATCATACGATTGTCTGTGATGTTTTCAGCTCCAATGCTGTGGACTTAATGCCACGAGTAACTGGGCAAACCCGCAACTTGAAGACAGCTGCAAATGCACCGGGCCTACGCAAGGTGAGTGCTTCTAGAAGAGACATGTACAGCTTGAGGTCAAAATATTTTAATGTTACGTACGTGGATAGAACGACCTACGTTCATGCGCAACGATTCAATCGATGGCAATGATAACCATGTAATTGATTGAACAATGAATAAATATGAAAATCATATGAACATCGGAAGGATTTATCGGTAGGGATTTTGTGGTAGAATGGTAATGATTTTCACGAGTAAGGTTTagacacaatttttttcttcaaagtgATTGGAAGGTGGTGAGGCAACGTTGTTTGGTAAGCAGTACgtacaagaaaacaacaagaagtcCGCTGTCAATCATCATCGACACAATGTGTCAAGGGATCAGTGGCAGTGACAATGCCATAAATGGACGatcaaagttttcaaccaccATGTAACTATACATTGGTATCAAACTATACATTTCACTTCACTTGTTTATTCAGGCGTTCCCACGGTTCCACCCGGCATCACGACTGGACCTACTACCGCAGCTCCGTCAACAACAAGCGTGGTGATGACAACTTCTAACGGCTCCGTCCCTGTCGGACCTGGCGGTGGCGGTACAGGCGGTGGGAGTCAGGATCCGGACGCGTGTGTAGGAGGGCTGTACCAAGTAAGTGTGGCATACGTGTAGCATATGCGGATGTTACTTAGTCTCAAATCGAATCATTGACATTATTAATGTCATTTTCCCTCCACCTGTGCCggttttgtcatgttttgttgttatttaaGGCTAAAAAATTGCCTAAAATAAAAGATCAATTAAAATTTATAAATGAGAATTAAGTGCAGAAACACCGCAAGCCGTCTAATAACAATATTATTTTTGATAGATATAACGAATGTAATAGCTTTAATTTAATTCAATCAATCATGACAACAATCAACCATGCAATACATGATAAATCATGCGATAAATTGAATGGTATACCTTAATAAGATATACCATTTATCGTTCAAGCATGCTTATCACTGAAACTGTATGAGAAAGTGTTTGAAAAAGATATGATGTTTTAGCAGTTCATGGCCAAGACATCACAGTCAGATGAAATCGTGTAGACACCTTTGTACTGTTTGCTGTACACTGCTTACAATTTTGTTTCCTTCGTACTCCCTCACAGCCATGCGAAGGCAAGCTGCAGACGTTCCTTGAAGACAACTTCCTGATTGTTGGCGTGGCGGCTCTGGTCTTCTCTGTTGTCCAGGTACGTAACTATGGCAACACTTAAAACGATATGGGAAATCATAAGATTAGATTTTAAATTGGTCatgtttgataatcatttaCGTGCGGCTACGATATGTAACTCATGCGTCAGCTGTCAACAGACAGCACCATGTACAAGCATTGTAAGCATTCCTTGATTCCTGTCAATAGGAATTCTGGAAAGTAGCCTAAGGCtatgaagaaacaaaatattgttCTTTTTGAGGTATAAAATACCTGTCACTACCTGATAGATTAAtaattgtatatacattttgtgattAAGCATGCATAGAAGCTCATCAAATAAAACCCCTATAACTCTTCTTTTTTTACTCTTTCAGATCATTGGAATCTGCTTCTCCTGCATTGTTATTAAGAACGCAAACACCGACGTGGGGCCAGTTTAGAGGCTGCCGGACGCAAGGATTTTACACCCAGGCTCTTCATTGAACAGGATATCTCCATTCTTCCATACGCTTTGTATAATATGTAACATTGATATTACTTAACTTGCTATTTTTCTACCCAGAGATCTACTTCCGGTCATGTCTTACCGTTCTTTTACCTCTGGGAATTCGGAACTGATGATAATCAGTCAAAATAGTTTGGATTGATTTAGAATGGTTTGGATAATAATTGGATTGAATGTTACAAGTTGTGAATCTAGTATTTAATTTAGGTCATGGTAGAATTAACACATTAGTTTTATGTACAAAAGCAATGTAGCTATGTAATTAGTATGTAAACTACGAGCTCTAGATTACCATCCTCTGCATTTATGATCACCTTCTCATGTTGTCATGTTCAGGGTTGTGATATACGTTATTTCATAGGTACATTATTTTTATCAATGTTGTTCCCCTAATGTCTGCTTGTTCACATTTGGACATAAAAAGTTGTCTTACAAGAGTTGAAATATGAGTGTACACTTTGTTGGTGTTATTTCtaataaacaataacaattgaacatacatttgtacttgctCTGTGCTCtgttcaataaataaatgatggtTAAAACAAGACTTATATTTGACACGGGCATGAAGCGTTGGCCATGTCTGATCTGCTTAATATGGAAACAGGCACATTTTATGGTAACATATACATACGTTATTGTTCTGTTATTGCCCAACTTTGCACATATCGATTTCTTCAATTAAGGATAGCACAAAAAACATGCCACCGTGTGTCGGTATCACTTGGACTTTGTTTTGAGAACTGGTGATCACCGTTCAGCTGCCGGGTCGTCTATAGGTCGACCTGGAGAACGATTTATCTTTTGTGACCGTGTCACTGATTAACTCGTGAATAAGTAAGGTACCGCTGTGTTTGTCATGACTGCCGGGcatcgtaatctccaagcagattttaaGGGCCTAAATCGTGACGGTTTTTAACGGGCAATAAAGAAGATACTAATGATTATCCGTATAATTTTGGCAATCATTTTTCTGTTACACGTTGTCCTCGCTTTCCGCAAAGTTCTGAGGAAGAtgactgacagacatcgaaacgtcagcaggtacgAGGAagactggttgtgtaaaagatgTCCCATGATCTACAAACTTGacgaaattattttcggatcaTGTTCGCATGTTCTAGAAGACAAACAACAGGTTTGTGAATATGGTGAATTGATTGCTGGAGTTCAAATGAGGACCGCTAGGAGAAACGTTCCGTCACCTCTACTTCATTTTGTATTCACATAATGCACATGTGACCCACCTTTGGGGCTTTTTTAAATCTCTTTCCTGAGGTTGTTAATTGGGCAATTAAAATACTACCATTAATGGCATAGAAATGAGTAAGAATGAAGATATGTGAAAGTAGATTTATATCTAGCAAGTTCGAAAGTAACTACATGAAATTAAAGAAGTGCACCTGTATAACATTGATGTAAATgattgttcattttccaataaatGTTGAAACCTTTGTACCAATACCCCTTGTGCGTCGTCTCCTAATAAATCCTAGATGATACTCTGACCGAAGTTAACGCAAATCAAACACATCTAGTAGAGTCACCATGGAAATCTGCAAACAACTTGACCTGTGGCGTCGGCTTGGAACAGAGGATGTTTGCTATTTTTCACAAGGTTCCTTTGGCCTAGTGAGGAACAACGTTGCATTTCTGTCACAATCTTTGTCGAGTCTACTTTATATACACAACATGGGCTGCTGTTCTGGTATCATCAGATTACTGCTCTTTATCTTCAACTTTGTGTTCTGGGTGAGTTTTACTTCATGTAATCGTTTCTAACATCTGTCAGCAGTTATGGAAAGGTTgagtcacacacacatatttaTATCCCTGTACTAACTCAAAATAGattgacaaaaaaagacaaaaccgTGAGGCTTGCATCCTACCTTTTCAATTTCATCCAAAGAGTATTTAAATTTGACAAAGATTATTTAGGACGAAAAGATTTTTAACTGTTTAGTACGCTCTAACATGCTGTTCTAATTTCGGGTCTTGGGCTGCCGAACTCAACAGTGACGTCAGCTCAGCCAGCAGTTGCCCAATAGGAGACTTGAACTTGGTACCTTTTACCTACTAGTTGATAGGCCTTGCCCTGCTGGGCATCGGGATCTGGCTGCTGGTGGACCCTGTCAGTAAGGCTATCCAGGGTGTCCTGTCGTTCTATGGCATCGCGGTGTACATCATCATCGCGGCGGGGGCCATCACCACCGTGGTCGGCTTCCTGGGCTGCTGCGGGGCCTGCAAGGAGAGCAAGTGTCTACTCATCatggaaaatatataaataataTGTAGATAGATATATGAATTCATAAACGTTTATAATTTTTGAAAcgcattgtatacatgtaacgttatagtagTATTATTGCACGTGATCCGAGAAAAGACACTATTCTATTCGTACCATATATCACAAAGGCAAAAACACAAGGACATTCTTAATAGATTGCACATTGACACTTTTTTCATTGGAATGATTTGGATATTACAAAAGGAAACACCTTGTCCTAGATAAAATTCTGGTTAACGTTGGCACCACGGTCACTTTGTCAGCATATGTCCCAAGCCTTTGAAGTTGGAAATGGACAAAGTTACTAAACTATTTTCACCAAATACGCCATATTTAGCATCAAAGTCGTTTTCTCCCTTCGCAGTTTTCGATATTCCTCGGGATCATCTTTGCCATAGAGGTCGCTGCTGGCATCGTGGCCATCGTCCAAAGGCGTTCGCTGAAAGAACTGATGACGGAAAGTTTTACAGACATCTTGACAAAGTCGCCAGCACTGGAAAACACACCGCGACGGATCCGGAGGGGACTCGAAGCCATGCAGATCGGGGTCAGCTGTTTTAGTTGTTGTTGTGATACCCCGCTGTCACATTACATACGTatttcgcgatcgcaggaaggtcggcaaATTTTAAGATCTTCAGAGGGTCTTGCGTATTTGTCGCCCcaacactgtccctgtcacatttaagcgaggctcgtgcgatggACGGTGAATacatctatgataatgaacctcgcatgacctcttgcacgcggacaaggtaacacaaaacgtgaaattttaaccaatgaatggaatgcgcgggcataatagaaatgttacaagaaaggaaagtgtgtcacaaagccagcctacatactatcacaggggccacaatgtcagaattgcCCTCACATttccagaaattcaatatttgtaaacgaACGGAAGTCGAGCGAACGTCGCCCAAACGTCGGCCGaatgacgggcgttcgccatccgatttgcgctcgatgattaataagtaggtctgtgctcgcctatcggtcttcaattgttggattgacgcacgactatcaatcgaatgtcgaccgatacccttgcgaggtacgcacgatttgcacgcacgatctgcgactcggtaacgagctctgctaTCTCAGaaatctcctgcgacttgtcgctaatgttaagaacatgtttcgctgtaccgcgaccatcgtacgacccctgaaaatcgccggcgatccctaaaaatcgcaaaatgATCGTGAgtacaccggacgtcttactcacgaaaatgtcatttagagctcgtagactagtcttccgatcgattttcgcctaatgtgagggggggtataACCACGCTTCAATGTAACTAAGCAGTGCGCTAATGAAATATCGCAATAACCCGCTCTTAATGACGTATCCACCATGTCaatagaaacaaacaacaatgtaTGTAAGTTGAATTAAGTTAGCCAGTGTACCATTATGTggatttttatgtacatgtacgttgtaTAAGATTCGAGTGAAACGTGTTCACAGACAATTGATTTTCAAGGTCGTCGGTAACAGTTTTGCCTTTTCACCCCGGTTGATTCCTGTCCTAAAAAGATTTCACCttcactttttttgttttccagCACAGGACACTCAGGTCCTTGAGCATGTCATTCAGTCAAGCCTGTGATATTGTACCAACACATGTAATTATACAACATCAAACACATAACAACATCACACATATAGACAATTGCACAATATTTGTACAAACACACTACAATGTCACATATATACACGATTACATAATATATAAGCAAATAAAGACGCACTAACTAATAGCAAAGGAAAGTACAATGGTGAGGTTGTTGAAACACCGTGTTTAAAGGCTTCCAGACCAATGTTTTTCCAAGTTAAGGGTGCACATTTTGTATGGAAGTCCTCAATTTGTGATGGAAATGTAATCGTGTCACTCTAGCTTGCTTAAGCTTAAATGCTGTGGACTCAATGCCGCATCGAACTGGCAATTCCCAGAATCGGCCCAGGGATGCCTCTGCACCGGAACGAGAGGTTTGTGCATTTTATTAGGAAACATATGATTTATCGTACACTATGTTTACGAGTAAGAACTGGATGTAAGAGAAAAATAGCGAGAAATTGAACGGAGCGGTGGAGTTCATTATGACAGATCACTATGTAATGAAGAactttgtacattttattttactaATCATGGATTTACAACTAACGCAAGTCTTTTCATATTGTCTCATTACacaattttcacaaaacttATCCCTAGTTATGTATATCAGGAAGCGAGCAAAGAAATGATTGCGACAACATATTGTCACATGTACGTGTGAAACAACGAGAAAAAGATTGTTTGATCATCACACGGTTAGGGGTGGATACAAAATTGACACAATTGTAAATCGCAGAAATGGGTTAGGATCGACTTGGCTATTGTGATAACTGATACGGCCCAGTCTCCAACAGTTTCTTCTAAACAGGTGACCATGGTGGTGTCTCGACTGGAACTCTGGATCCGGATTCCTGTGTAGGGCTTTTTTACCAGGTATGGGTCCGATTTTCAGTGATTTCTTGTGGATAAATTTGAGTGTTCAATTCTTGCCTCAAGGTGACATTTCTACTTCTTTCTAGTTATCACCCAAAGCACAATCTCAGAATCATATGTACAGTTGTCTTTACTAAAATGTCTTCTTAACACGGAAACTGAACAATGTATGATATAAAGATGAAGATACATTAGCATTAGAATATTTTAATCAGCCATGGGCCTCCTTGGTTCTACTCATTGCTTTCTTGTTGTACTTCAATTATATATGTTTGACTAAAATAATGCCTTTAATAAATGCTTCGATGGTTTAAAACCAATCTGATGTGCCGTACATGTTGAAGTCACGACGTCTGAGTCAATTCGTAACTTAAGGTatgtaacaaatgtaacattgttTTTTGCGACAGTTTGCTGATGAGCACTTATCTTATTTTGCCGCAGCCATGCAGCATCAAGCTTATACGTTTCCTTAAAAGAAAACTCCTGATTGTTGGTGTGTCGGCTCTGGCATTCTCCGTCGTTCAGGTTCGTAAATATGGCAACACACTGTATACTTTTCAGAAATGACATACCGCATTTTGAATAAGTAGAAATTGAGATTTTAAAATGAGATTATAACGCCAAAGTCCTCTGGGGTAGTGAATAGAAAATCTATCTAATCACGGATAACAGCACGGATAGACAACGTGGCCAAAGGTAGTCTGACCGTCTGTGTATCTTTATCCATTTCTTTCGTCCTCTTCAAGTTAGGTTTTGAATTTCAATGGTGGAGACAAAACGTTTCCATATGAACATGCGCACTTTGCAACCTAACGATGCTTACTGTTTATTTATCACTATTTCGCAGATCATTG
The sequence above is drawn from the Branchiostoma floridae strain S238N-H82 chromosome 4, Bfl_VNyyK, whole genome shotgun sequence genome and encodes:
- the LOC118414168 gene encoding CD9 antigen-like; translation: MGCCSGIIRVLLFIFNFVFWLIGLALLGIGIWLLVDPASKAIQSVLSFYGIAVYIIIAAGAITTVVGFLGCCGACKESKCLLIMFSIFLGIIFAVEVAAGIVAIVQRGLLSDLITDSFADILNQEPDLESLTGAVKVGVVAMQAGLQCCGLNATSNWANPQLEDSCKCTGPTQGVPTVPPGITTGPTTAAPSTTSVVMTTSNGSVPVGPGGGGTGGGSQDPDACVGGLYQPCEGKLQTFLEDNFLIVGVAALVFSVVQIIGICFSCIVIKNANTDVGPV